A portion of the Doryrhamphus excisus isolate RoL2022-K1 chromosome 20, RoL_Dexc_1.0, whole genome shotgun sequence genome contains these proteins:
- the pde10a gene encoding cAMP and cAMP-inhibited cGMP 3',5'-cyclic phosphodiesterase 10A isoform X3: protein MEDGPSSTSCFRRLTDCFLGASLTDEKVKAYLSLHPQMLDEFVLESVSAETLDRWLKRKTSSRTADDTTSKEVTRQYQDANMQGVVYELNSYMEQRLDTGGDNKLLLYELCNIIKTATKADGFALYFLGECNTSLCLFTPTRAKDGPPSLVPSGPITFGTTIAAHVAKTRKTLLVEDIMGDERFPDGTGQDSGIRVHSVLCLPILTAIGDLIAILELHRHWGKEPFNLSHQEVATANLAWASVAIHQVQVCRGLAKQTELNDFLLDVSKTYFDNIVAIDSLLEHIMIYAKNLVNADRCALFQVDQNNKELYSDLFDIGEEKEGKPVFRKTKEIRFSIEKGIAGQVARTGEVLNIPDAYADPRFNREVDLKTGYTTRNILCMPIVSRGTVIGVVQMVNKLSGSAFTKTDENNFKMFAVFCALALHCANMYHRIRHSECIYRVTMEKLSYHSICTSEEWKTLTQLNLPTPIYKEIEMFHFDISPFEEIWPAVFIYMVHNSCGKTSFELEKLCRFTMSVRKNYRRVPYHNWKHAVTVAHCMYAILQKTSGIFTELEKKGLLIACLCHDLDHRGYSNTYLQKFDHPLAALYSTSTMEQHHFSQTVSILQLEGHNIFSNLTSSEYEQVLEIIRKAIIATDLALYFNNHQQLSELLNSGVLDFNNHSHRDRVIGLMMTACDLCSVTKQWQITRLTANDIYAEFWAEGDEMKKIGMQPISMMDRDKKAEVPQGQVGFYNAVAIPCYTTLAELFPPSSPLLKACKENLGQWEKIAQGEVEDVVPSRPSDSGPVKVDN from the exons ATGGAAGATGGTCCGTCTTCGACAAGCTGTTTCAGAAGGTTAACGGACTGCTTCCTGGGTGCAA GCTTGACAGATGAGAAAGTGAAGGCCTACCTCTCTCTGCACCCGCAGATGCTGGATGAGTTTGTGTTGGAGAGTGTTAGCGCTGAGACGTTGGACAGATGGCTGAAGAGGAAGACCAGCAGCAGGACTGCAG ATGACACAACGTCGAAAGAAGTCACCAGG CAGTACCAGGATGCAAACATGCAGGGCGTGGTGTATGAACTCAACAGCTACATGGAGCAGCGCCTGGACACTGGAGGAGACAACAAGCTATTGCTCTATGAGCTCTGCAACATCATTAaaacgg CAACAAAAGCTGATGGATTTGCACTTTACTTTTTGGGAGAATGCAACACT AGTTTATGTTTGTTCACCCCAACGAGGGCCAAGGATGGTCCCCCAAGCCTCGTTCCCTCGGGCCCCATCACATTCGGAACAACCATTGCAGCGCATGTTGCCAAGACTCGCAAAACACTTTTAGTAGAAGACATCATGGGG GACGAGCGCTTCCCAGACGGCACAGGGCAGGACTCAGGGATCCGCGTTCATTCTGTCTTGTGCCTCCCCATCCTCACTGCCATCGGGGACCTCATTGCCATCCTGGAGCTACATCGACACTGGGGCAAAGAGCCCTTCAACCTCAGCCACCAGGAG GTTGCAACAGCTAACCTAGCATGGGCGTCAGTTGCCATTCATCAAGTACAG GTGTGCAGAGGCCTCGCGAAGCAGACCGAGCTAAATGACTTCCTACTAGATGTGTCAAA AACGTACTTTGATAACATTGTGGCAATAGATTCTCTACTTGAACATATTATG ATATATGCAAAAAACCTGGTGAATGCCGACAGGTGTGCGCTCTTCCAGGTAgatcaaaacaacaaagaacTGTATTCCGACCTCTTCGATATTGGTGAGGAGAAAGAAGGCAAGCCGGTCTTTAGGAAAACCAAAGAAATTAG GTTTTCTATAGAGAAAGGAATAGCTGGCCAAGTGGCTCGGACAGGGGAAGTCTTAAACATCCCAGATGCCTATGCAGATCCACGGTTCAACCG AGAGGTGGACCTCAAAACCGGCTACACCACGCGAAACATCCTGTGCATGCCCATTGTGAGCAGGGGGACTGTTATTGGTGTGGTGCAGATGGTCAACAAGTTAAGCGGAAGTGCCTTCACTAAAACAGATGAGAACAACTTTAAGATGTTTGCTGTCTTTTGTGCCCTGGCCTTACACTGTGCAAAT ATGTACCATCGAATTCGACACTCTGAATGCATTTACAGAGTGACAATGGAAAAACTGTCTTACCACAGCATCTGCACCTCAGAAGAATGGAAAACGCTCACTCAGCTCAACCTTCCCACTCCCATTTATAAAGAGATCGAAAT GTTTCACTTTGACATAAGTCCATTTGAGGAGATCTGGCCTGCAGTCTTCATCTACATGGTTCACAATTCCTGTGGAAAGACCAG CTTTGAGCTGGAGAAACTGTGTCGATTCACCATGTCTGTACGCAAGAACTACCGGCGTGTGCCCTACCACAACTGGAAGCACGCAGTGACCGTGGCCCACTGTATGTACGCCATTCTACAGAAGACTTCTGGGATCTTCACAGAGCTAGAG AAGAAGGGACTGTTAATAGCATGCCTGTGCCATGATCTTGATCATCGGGGGTACAGCAACACTTATCTGCAGAAGTTTGACCACCCACTGGCTGCTTTGTACTCCACCTCCACCATGGAGCAGCACCACTTCTCTCAGACTGTCTCCATCCTGCAG ctGGAAGGGCACAATATTTTCTCCAACCTGACTTCCAGCGAGTACGAGCAGGTGCTGGAGATCATCCGGAAGGCCATCATTGCCACAGACCTGGCCCTTTACTTCAACAACCACCAGCAGCTGTCAGAGCTTCTGAACTCAGGTGTGCTGGACTTCAACAACCACTCACACAG GGACCGTGTGATTGGTCTAATGATGACAGCATGTGACCTGTGCTCTGTAACCAAGCAATGGCAGATCACGCGACTCACAGCCAACGACATCTATGCTGAGTTCTGGGCCGAG GGAGATGAGATGAAGAAGATTGGAATGCAGCCCATCTCGATGATGGACCGAGACAAGAAAGCGGAGGTTCCTCAAGGCCAG GTGGGATTCTACAATGCAGTAGCGATTCCATGTTATACGACGCTAGCAGAGCTGTTCCCCCCGTCCAGTCCACTTCTGAAGGCATGCAA ggaGAACCTGGGCCAATGGGAGAAGATAGCGCAGGGCGAAGTGGAGGATGTAGTTCCGAGTCGGCCTTCTGATTCAGGTCCTGTCAAGGTGGACAACTGA
- the pde10a gene encoding cAMP and cAMP-inhibited cGMP 3',5'-cyclic phosphodiesterase 10A isoform X4 yields MEDGPSSTSCFRRLTDCFLGASLTDEKVKAYLSLHPQMLDEFVLESVSAETLDRWLKRKTSSRTADDTTSKEVTRYQDANMQGVVYELNSYMEQRLDTGGDNKLLLYELCNIIKTATKADGFALYFLGECNTSLCLFTPTRAKDGPPSLVPSGPITFGTTIAAHVAKTRKTLLVEDIMGDERFPDGTGQDSGIRVHSVLCLPILTAIGDLIAILELHRHWGKEPFNLSHQEVATANLAWASVAIHQVQVCRGLAKQTELNDFLLDVSKTYFDNIVAIDSLLEHIMIYAKNLVNADRCALFQVDQNNKELYSDLFDIGEEKEGKPVFRKTKEIRFSIEKGIAGQVARTGEVLNIPDAYADPRFNREVDLKTGYTTRNILCMPIVSRGTVIGVVQMVNKLSGSAFTKTDENNFKMFAVFCALALHCANMYHRIRHSECIYRVTMEKLSYHSICTSEEWKTLTQLNLPTPIYKEIEMFHFDISPFEEIWPAVFIYMVHNSCGKTSFELEKLCRFTMSVRKNYRRVPYHNWKHAVTVAHCMYAILQKTSGIFTELEKKGLLIACLCHDLDHRGYSNTYLQKFDHPLAALYSTSTMEQHHFSQTVSILQLEGHNIFSNLTSSEYEQVLEIIRKAIIATDLALYFNNHQQLSELLNSGVLDFNNHSHRDRVIGLMMTACDLCSVTKQWQITRLTANDIYAEFWAEGDEMKKIGMQPISMMDRDKKAEVPQGQVGFYNAVAIPCYTTLAELFPPSSPLLKACKENLGQWEKIAQGEVEDVVPSRPSDSGPVKVDN; encoded by the exons ATGGAAGATGGTCCGTCTTCGACAAGCTGTTTCAGAAGGTTAACGGACTGCTTCCTGGGTGCAA GCTTGACAGATGAGAAAGTGAAGGCCTACCTCTCTCTGCACCCGCAGATGCTGGATGAGTTTGTGTTGGAGAGTGTTAGCGCTGAGACGTTGGACAGATGGCTGAAGAGGAAGACCAGCAGCAGGACTGCAG ATGACACAACGTCGAAAGAAGTCACCAGG TACCAGGATGCAAACATGCAGGGCGTGGTGTATGAACTCAACAGCTACATGGAGCAGCGCCTGGACACTGGAGGAGACAACAAGCTATTGCTCTATGAGCTCTGCAACATCATTAaaacgg CAACAAAAGCTGATGGATTTGCACTTTACTTTTTGGGAGAATGCAACACT AGTTTATGTTTGTTCACCCCAACGAGGGCCAAGGATGGTCCCCCAAGCCTCGTTCCCTCGGGCCCCATCACATTCGGAACAACCATTGCAGCGCATGTTGCCAAGACTCGCAAAACACTTTTAGTAGAAGACATCATGGGG GACGAGCGCTTCCCAGACGGCACAGGGCAGGACTCAGGGATCCGCGTTCATTCTGTCTTGTGCCTCCCCATCCTCACTGCCATCGGGGACCTCATTGCCATCCTGGAGCTACATCGACACTGGGGCAAAGAGCCCTTCAACCTCAGCCACCAGGAG GTTGCAACAGCTAACCTAGCATGGGCGTCAGTTGCCATTCATCAAGTACAG GTGTGCAGAGGCCTCGCGAAGCAGACCGAGCTAAATGACTTCCTACTAGATGTGTCAAA AACGTACTTTGATAACATTGTGGCAATAGATTCTCTACTTGAACATATTATG ATATATGCAAAAAACCTGGTGAATGCCGACAGGTGTGCGCTCTTCCAGGTAgatcaaaacaacaaagaacTGTATTCCGACCTCTTCGATATTGGTGAGGAGAAAGAAGGCAAGCCGGTCTTTAGGAAAACCAAAGAAATTAG GTTTTCTATAGAGAAAGGAATAGCTGGCCAAGTGGCTCGGACAGGGGAAGTCTTAAACATCCCAGATGCCTATGCAGATCCACGGTTCAACCG AGAGGTGGACCTCAAAACCGGCTACACCACGCGAAACATCCTGTGCATGCCCATTGTGAGCAGGGGGACTGTTATTGGTGTGGTGCAGATGGTCAACAAGTTAAGCGGAAGTGCCTTCACTAAAACAGATGAGAACAACTTTAAGATGTTTGCTGTCTTTTGTGCCCTGGCCTTACACTGTGCAAAT ATGTACCATCGAATTCGACACTCTGAATGCATTTACAGAGTGACAATGGAAAAACTGTCTTACCACAGCATCTGCACCTCAGAAGAATGGAAAACGCTCACTCAGCTCAACCTTCCCACTCCCATTTATAAAGAGATCGAAAT GTTTCACTTTGACATAAGTCCATTTGAGGAGATCTGGCCTGCAGTCTTCATCTACATGGTTCACAATTCCTGTGGAAAGACCAG CTTTGAGCTGGAGAAACTGTGTCGATTCACCATGTCTGTACGCAAGAACTACCGGCGTGTGCCCTACCACAACTGGAAGCACGCAGTGACCGTGGCCCACTGTATGTACGCCATTCTACAGAAGACTTCTGGGATCTTCACAGAGCTAGAG AAGAAGGGACTGTTAATAGCATGCCTGTGCCATGATCTTGATCATCGGGGGTACAGCAACACTTATCTGCAGAAGTTTGACCACCCACTGGCTGCTTTGTACTCCACCTCCACCATGGAGCAGCACCACTTCTCTCAGACTGTCTCCATCCTGCAG ctGGAAGGGCACAATATTTTCTCCAACCTGACTTCCAGCGAGTACGAGCAGGTGCTGGAGATCATCCGGAAGGCCATCATTGCCACAGACCTGGCCCTTTACTTCAACAACCACCAGCAGCTGTCAGAGCTTCTGAACTCAGGTGTGCTGGACTTCAACAACCACTCACACAG GGACCGTGTGATTGGTCTAATGATGACAGCATGTGACCTGTGCTCTGTAACCAAGCAATGGCAGATCACGCGACTCACAGCCAACGACATCTATGCTGAGTTCTGGGCCGAG GGAGATGAGATGAAGAAGATTGGAATGCAGCCCATCTCGATGATGGACCGAGACAAGAAAGCGGAGGTTCCTCAAGGCCAG GTGGGATTCTACAATGCAGTAGCGATTCCATGTTATACGACGCTAGCAGAGCTGTTCCCCCCGTCCAGTCCACTTCTGAAGGCATGCAA ggaGAACCTGGGCCAATGGGAGAAGATAGCGCAGGGCGAAGTGGAGGATGTAGTTCCGAGTCGGCCTTCTGATTCAGGTCCTGTCAAGGTGGACAACTGA
- the pde10a gene encoding cAMP and cAMP-inhibited cGMP 3',5'-cyclic phosphodiesterase 10A isoform X1 — protein MSKKRKSLDNLSLEDSLLEGCSDQGLTDEKVKAYLSLHPQMLDEFVLESVSAETLDRWLKRKTSSRTADDTTSKEVTRQYQDANMQGVVYELNSYMEQRLDTGGDNKLLLYELCNIIKTATKADGFALYFLGECNTSLCLFTPTRAKDGPPSLVPSGPITFGTTIAAHVAKTRKTLLVEDIMGDERFPDGTGQDSGIRVHSVLCLPILTAIGDLIAILELHRHWGKEPFNLSHQEVATANLAWASVAIHQVQVCRGLAKQTELNDFLLDVSKTYFDNIVAIDSLLEHIMIYAKNLVNADRCALFQVDQNNKELYSDLFDIGEEKEGKPVFRKTKEIRFSIEKGIAGQVARTGEVLNIPDAYADPRFNREVDLKTGYTTRNILCMPIVSRGTVIGVVQMVNKLSGSAFTKTDENNFKMFAVFCALALHCANMYHRIRHSECIYRVTMEKLSYHSICTSEEWKTLTQLNLPTPIYKEIEMFHFDISPFEEIWPAVFIYMVHNSCGKTSFELEKLCRFTMSVRKNYRRVPYHNWKHAVTVAHCMYAILQKTSGIFTELEKKGLLIACLCHDLDHRGYSNTYLQKFDHPLAALYSTSTMEQHHFSQTVSILQLEGHNIFSNLTSSEYEQVLEIIRKAIIATDLALYFNNHQQLSELLNSGVLDFNNHSHRDRVIGLMMTACDLCSVTKQWQITRLTANDIYAEFWAEGDEMKKIGMQPISMMDRDKKAEVPQGQVGFYNAVAIPCYTTLAELFPPSSPLLKACKENLGQWEKIAQGEVEDVVPSRPSDSGPVKVDN, from the exons GCTTGACAGATGAGAAAGTGAAGGCCTACCTCTCTCTGCACCCGCAGATGCTGGATGAGTTTGTGTTGGAGAGTGTTAGCGCTGAGACGTTGGACAGATGGCTGAAGAGGAAGACCAGCAGCAGGACTGCAG ATGACACAACGTCGAAAGAAGTCACCAGG CAGTACCAGGATGCAAACATGCAGGGCGTGGTGTATGAACTCAACAGCTACATGGAGCAGCGCCTGGACACTGGAGGAGACAACAAGCTATTGCTCTATGAGCTCTGCAACATCATTAaaacgg CAACAAAAGCTGATGGATTTGCACTTTACTTTTTGGGAGAATGCAACACT AGTTTATGTTTGTTCACCCCAACGAGGGCCAAGGATGGTCCCCCAAGCCTCGTTCCCTCGGGCCCCATCACATTCGGAACAACCATTGCAGCGCATGTTGCCAAGACTCGCAAAACACTTTTAGTAGAAGACATCATGGGG GACGAGCGCTTCCCAGACGGCACAGGGCAGGACTCAGGGATCCGCGTTCATTCTGTCTTGTGCCTCCCCATCCTCACTGCCATCGGGGACCTCATTGCCATCCTGGAGCTACATCGACACTGGGGCAAAGAGCCCTTCAACCTCAGCCACCAGGAG GTTGCAACAGCTAACCTAGCATGGGCGTCAGTTGCCATTCATCAAGTACAG GTGTGCAGAGGCCTCGCGAAGCAGACCGAGCTAAATGACTTCCTACTAGATGTGTCAAA AACGTACTTTGATAACATTGTGGCAATAGATTCTCTACTTGAACATATTATG ATATATGCAAAAAACCTGGTGAATGCCGACAGGTGTGCGCTCTTCCAGGTAgatcaaaacaacaaagaacTGTATTCCGACCTCTTCGATATTGGTGAGGAGAAAGAAGGCAAGCCGGTCTTTAGGAAAACCAAAGAAATTAG GTTTTCTATAGAGAAAGGAATAGCTGGCCAAGTGGCTCGGACAGGGGAAGTCTTAAACATCCCAGATGCCTATGCAGATCCACGGTTCAACCG AGAGGTGGACCTCAAAACCGGCTACACCACGCGAAACATCCTGTGCATGCCCATTGTGAGCAGGGGGACTGTTATTGGTGTGGTGCAGATGGTCAACAAGTTAAGCGGAAGTGCCTTCACTAAAACAGATGAGAACAACTTTAAGATGTTTGCTGTCTTTTGTGCCCTGGCCTTACACTGTGCAAAT ATGTACCATCGAATTCGACACTCTGAATGCATTTACAGAGTGACAATGGAAAAACTGTCTTACCACAGCATCTGCACCTCAGAAGAATGGAAAACGCTCACTCAGCTCAACCTTCCCACTCCCATTTATAAAGAGATCGAAAT GTTTCACTTTGACATAAGTCCATTTGAGGAGATCTGGCCTGCAGTCTTCATCTACATGGTTCACAATTCCTGTGGAAAGACCAG CTTTGAGCTGGAGAAACTGTGTCGATTCACCATGTCTGTACGCAAGAACTACCGGCGTGTGCCCTACCACAACTGGAAGCACGCAGTGACCGTGGCCCACTGTATGTACGCCATTCTACAGAAGACTTCTGGGATCTTCACAGAGCTAGAG AAGAAGGGACTGTTAATAGCATGCCTGTGCCATGATCTTGATCATCGGGGGTACAGCAACACTTATCTGCAGAAGTTTGACCACCCACTGGCTGCTTTGTACTCCACCTCCACCATGGAGCAGCACCACTTCTCTCAGACTGTCTCCATCCTGCAG ctGGAAGGGCACAATATTTTCTCCAACCTGACTTCCAGCGAGTACGAGCAGGTGCTGGAGATCATCCGGAAGGCCATCATTGCCACAGACCTGGCCCTTTACTTCAACAACCACCAGCAGCTGTCAGAGCTTCTGAACTCAGGTGTGCTGGACTTCAACAACCACTCACACAG GGACCGTGTGATTGGTCTAATGATGACAGCATGTGACCTGTGCTCTGTAACCAAGCAATGGCAGATCACGCGACTCACAGCCAACGACATCTATGCTGAGTTCTGGGCCGAG GGAGATGAGATGAAGAAGATTGGAATGCAGCCCATCTCGATGATGGACCGAGACAAGAAAGCGGAGGTTCCTCAAGGCCAG GTGGGATTCTACAATGCAGTAGCGATTCCATGTTATACGACGCTAGCAGAGCTGTTCCCCCCGTCCAGTCCACTTCTGAAGGCATGCAA ggaGAACCTGGGCCAATGGGAGAAGATAGCGCAGGGCGAAGTGGAGGATGTAGTTCCGAGTCGGCCTTCTGATTCAGGTCCTGTCAAGGTGGACAACTGA
- the pde10a gene encoding cAMP and cAMP-inhibited cGMP 3',5'-cyclic phosphodiesterase 10A isoform X5, translating into MSKKRKSLDNLSLEDSLLEGCSDQGLTDEKVKAYLSLHPQMLDEFVLESVSAETLDRWLKRKTSSRTADDTTSKEVTRQYQDANMQGVVYELNSYMEQRLDTGGDNKLLLYELCNIIKTATKADGFALYFLGECNTSLCLFTPTRAKDGPPSLVPSGPITFGTTIAAHVAKTRKTLLVEDIMGDERFPDGTGQDSGIRVHSVLCLPILTAIGDLIAILELHRHWGKEPFNLSHQEVATANLAWASVAIHQVQVCRGLAKQTELNDFLLDVSKTYFDNIVAIDSLLEHIMIYAKNLVNADRCALFQVDQNNKELYSDLFDIGEEKEGKPVFRKTKEIRFSIEKGIAGQVARTGEVLNIPDAYADPRFNREVDLKTGYTTRNILCMPIVSRGTVIGVVQMVNKLSGSAFTKTDENNFKMFAVFCALALHCANMYHRIRHSECIYRVTMEKLSYHSICTSEEWKTLTQLNLPTPIYKEIEMFHFDISPFEEIWPAVFIYMVHNSCGKTSFELEKLCRFTMSVRKNYRRVPYHNWKHAVTVAHCMYAILQKTSGIFTELEKKGLLIACLCHDLDHRGYSNTYLQKFDHPLAALYSTSTMEQHHFSQTVSILQLEGHNIFSNLTSSEYEQVLEIIRKAIIATDLALYFNNHQQLSELLNSGVLDFNNHSHRDRVIGLMMTACDLCSVTKQWQITRLTANDIYAEFWAEGDEMKKIGMQPISMMDRDKKAEVPQGQVGFYNAVAIPCYTTLAELFPPSSPLLKACKCVPVPYPHLSCKLFSKIFLKKCLFFA; encoded by the exons GCTTGACAGATGAGAAAGTGAAGGCCTACCTCTCTCTGCACCCGCAGATGCTGGATGAGTTTGTGTTGGAGAGTGTTAGCGCTGAGACGTTGGACAGATGGCTGAAGAGGAAGACCAGCAGCAGGACTGCAG ATGACACAACGTCGAAAGAAGTCACCAGG CAGTACCAGGATGCAAACATGCAGGGCGTGGTGTATGAACTCAACAGCTACATGGAGCAGCGCCTGGACACTGGAGGAGACAACAAGCTATTGCTCTATGAGCTCTGCAACATCATTAaaacgg CAACAAAAGCTGATGGATTTGCACTTTACTTTTTGGGAGAATGCAACACT AGTTTATGTTTGTTCACCCCAACGAGGGCCAAGGATGGTCCCCCAAGCCTCGTTCCCTCGGGCCCCATCACATTCGGAACAACCATTGCAGCGCATGTTGCCAAGACTCGCAAAACACTTTTAGTAGAAGACATCATGGGG GACGAGCGCTTCCCAGACGGCACAGGGCAGGACTCAGGGATCCGCGTTCATTCTGTCTTGTGCCTCCCCATCCTCACTGCCATCGGGGACCTCATTGCCATCCTGGAGCTACATCGACACTGGGGCAAAGAGCCCTTCAACCTCAGCCACCAGGAG GTTGCAACAGCTAACCTAGCATGGGCGTCAGTTGCCATTCATCAAGTACAG GTGTGCAGAGGCCTCGCGAAGCAGACCGAGCTAAATGACTTCCTACTAGATGTGTCAAA AACGTACTTTGATAACATTGTGGCAATAGATTCTCTACTTGAACATATTATG ATATATGCAAAAAACCTGGTGAATGCCGACAGGTGTGCGCTCTTCCAGGTAgatcaaaacaacaaagaacTGTATTCCGACCTCTTCGATATTGGTGAGGAGAAAGAAGGCAAGCCGGTCTTTAGGAAAACCAAAGAAATTAG GTTTTCTATAGAGAAAGGAATAGCTGGCCAAGTGGCTCGGACAGGGGAAGTCTTAAACATCCCAGATGCCTATGCAGATCCACGGTTCAACCG AGAGGTGGACCTCAAAACCGGCTACACCACGCGAAACATCCTGTGCATGCCCATTGTGAGCAGGGGGACTGTTATTGGTGTGGTGCAGATGGTCAACAAGTTAAGCGGAAGTGCCTTCACTAAAACAGATGAGAACAACTTTAAGATGTTTGCTGTCTTTTGTGCCCTGGCCTTACACTGTGCAAAT ATGTACCATCGAATTCGACACTCTGAATGCATTTACAGAGTGACAATGGAAAAACTGTCTTACCACAGCATCTGCACCTCAGAAGAATGGAAAACGCTCACTCAGCTCAACCTTCCCACTCCCATTTATAAAGAGATCGAAAT GTTTCACTTTGACATAAGTCCATTTGAGGAGATCTGGCCTGCAGTCTTCATCTACATGGTTCACAATTCCTGTGGAAAGACCAG CTTTGAGCTGGAGAAACTGTGTCGATTCACCATGTCTGTACGCAAGAACTACCGGCGTGTGCCCTACCACAACTGGAAGCACGCAGTGACCGTGGCCCACTGTATGTACGCCATTCTACAGAAGACTTCTGGGATCTTCACAGAGCTAGAG AAGAAGGGACTGTTAATAGCATGCCTGTGCCATGATCTTGATCATCGGGGGTACAGCAACACTTATCTGCAGAAGTTTGACCACCCACTGGCTGCTTTGTACTCCACCTCCACCATGGAGCAGCACCACTTCTCTCAGACTGTCTCCATCCTGCAG ctGGAAGGGCACAATATTTTCTCCAACCTGACTTCCAGCGAGTACGAGCAGGTGCTGGAGATCATCCGGAAGGCCATCATTGCCACAGACCTGGCCCTTTACTTCAACAACCACCAGCAGCTGTCAGAGCTTCTGAACTCAGGTGTGCTGGACTTCAACAACCACTCACACAG GGACCGTGTGATTGGTCTAATGATGACAGCATGTGACCTGTGCTCTGTAACCAAGCAATGGCAGATCACGCGACTCACAGCCAACGACATCTATGCTGAGTTCTGGGCCGAG GGAGATGAGATGAAGAAGATTGGAATGCAGCCCATCTCGATGATGGACCGAGACAAGAAAGCGGAGGTTCCTCAAGGCCAG GTGGGATTCTACAATGCAGTAGCGATTCCATGTTATACGACGCTAGCAGAGCTGTTCCCCCCGTCCAGTCCACTTCTGAAGGCATGCAA GTGTGTACCAGTTCCCTATCCACACCTGTCCTGCAAACTATTTTCCAAGATCTTCCtaaagaaatgtttgttttttgcctgA